One part of the Lotus japonicus ecotype B-129 chromosome 2, LjGifu_v1.2 genome encodes these proteins:
- the LOC130739937 gene encoding two-component response regulator ARR5-like produces the protein MENNGVVSFDLSPEHAAAEVHVLAVDDSLIDRKVIERLLKISSCKVTAVDSGIRALQFLGLEPESDDFAPCLKVDLVITDYCMPGMTGYELLKKIKESSSLREIPVVIMSSENVLPRIDRCMEEGAEDFIVKPVKLSDVKRLRGYMTPKEVKTAESGDRGGDCGGGGGGGGVGINNKRKLQETSDPSPSPSPPSISSSAVSSASSLLDSSSPSSSPSSSPRVLDSPIRRLKMTSID, from the exons ATGGAGAACAACGGCGTCGTTTCATTTGATCTCTCACCGGAGCATGCGGCGGCGGAGGTTCATGTCTTGGCCGTCGATGACAGCCTCATTGATCGAAAGGTCATTGAACGCTTGCTCAAGATTTCATCATGTAAAG ttACTGCTGTTGATAGTGGAATCAGAGCACTACAATTTCTTGGACTGGAACCTGAATCTGATGATTTTGCT CCATGTTTGAAGGTGGATCTAGTTATCACTGATTACTGCATGCCTGGAATGACTGGTTATGAATTGCTCAAGAAAATCAAG GAATCATCATCTCTCAGAGAAATTCCAGTTGTGATCATGTCTTCTGAGAACGTTTTGCCGCGCATAGACAG ATGCATGGAGGAAGGTGCTGAAGATTTCATAGTGAAGCCGGTGAAGTTATCTGATGTGAAACGGTTGAGAGGTTACATGACACCGAAGGAGGTTAAGACGGCGGAGAGTGGAGACAGAGGAGGTGACTGCGgcgggggtggtggtggtggtggtgtgggGATCAACAACAAAAGGAAGCTGCAAGAAACATCTGATCCGTCACCGTCGCCATCACCGCCGTCCATATCCTCATCAGCAGTTTCATCAGCATCGTCACTGTTGGATTCTTCTTCACCgtcatcatctccttcatcttcacCCCGAGTGCTTGATTCTCCGATCAGACGGCTGAAGATGACCAGCATCGATTGA
- the LOC130739939 gene encoding uncharacterized protein LOC130739939, with amino-acid sequence MECAAKGSGTRCSATATRLCARCEVVAYCSLPHQIAHWNHHKLECERLQQQKESIDVVNDYPFTFSNEATFKVCAKQETRCSFLSKRGLHQVGMWMHECQCGASSASFDCLGLNSGWDLPSVLCPCCGPDSPLSEQLHSWRDYYKWRTIPLDSPVALLLHWPLTIYHAAQLVGKSTLNQEVGDKLYIHYLGPEKELLQLAVFGELQALFPGVHIHIELVGPAVPPHRDGEKISISRYPCCNEDECECKLASENMIIGAQTGTTSKLTLQLWRGFYHDRYIDMVKNSSPHLVIAPNGGIAAYSSWLPSIELIKKIDIPAVFTDYCEEACNLAASCIESVTGHPLRLPVQLNPFRQPLAVEGSVLLLPCYSNCFLFGM; translated from the exons ATGGAGTGCGCGGCAAAGGGGAGCGGAACACGGTGTAGCGCCACCGCCACGAGACTCTGTGCTCGCTGCGAAGTCGTTGCTTATTGCTCTCTCCCTCACCAG ATTGCGCACTGGAATCACCACAAACTCGAGTGCGAGAGGTTGCAACAACAGAAGGAGAGTATCGATGTCGTCAATGATTATCCGTTTACTTTTTCCAATGAAGCCACGTTCAAG GTTTGTGCGAAGCAGGAAACTAGATGTTCATTTTTGAGCAAGAGAGGCCTTCATCAAGTGGGAATGTGGATGCATGAATGCCAATGTGGGGCATCATCTGCTTCATTTGATTGTTTAGG GTTAAACAGTGGCTGGGATCTCCCTAGTGTTTTGTGTCCATGTTGTG GGCCTGATTCTCCACTATCAGAGCAATTGCATAGTTGGAGAGACTACTACAAGTGGAGGACCATCCCTCTTGATTCACCTGTTGCTTTGCTCCTTCACTGG CCACTTACAATATATCATGCTGCTCAACTTGTTGGAAAGTCAACCTTGAATCAAGAAGTCGGAGATAAGTTGTACATACATTACCTTG GACCTGAGAAAGAGCTGCTACAACTTGCTGTGTTTGGAGAATTACAGGCCCTCTTCCCTGGTGTACACATTCATATAGAACTTGTTGGACCTGCAGTTCCTCCTCATAG GGACGGTGAGAAGATCAGCATTTCTAGGTATCCTTGTTGCAATGAAGATGAGTGTGAGTGCAAACTAGCGAGTGAAAATATGATCATAGGAGCACAAACTGGTACCACTTCGAAGCTGACATTGCAGCTTTGGCGAGGATTCTACCATGACCGATACATAGATATGGTTAAG AATTCCTCCCCTCACCTTGTGATTGCTCCTAATGGTGGAATTGCTGCCTACTCAAGCTGGTTACCAAGTATT GAGTTAATTAAAAAGATTGATATCCCAGCTGTTTTTACTGATTATTGTGAGGAAGCTTGTAATCTTGCAGCAAGTTGCATTGAGTCTGTAACTGGACATCCTCTTAGATTGCCA GTTCAGTTAAATCCTTTCAGGCAGCCTTTGGCCGTGGAAGGCAGCGTGCTGTTGCTTCCCTGCTACTCAAATTGCTTTCTATTTGGGATGTAA
- the LOC130737078 gene encoding formin-like protein 8 encodes MVARYSCEFEYRAMANTASELVWLLNLLHELRVRLSATPLLLSDNQSTLFMAQNLVAHKHTKHIDLNCHFVRELVASGRLAVRHVPTSLQLADVFTKALPRPLFELFRSKLRPAKQIAQDTKEDKACNDQQKRKSTTAYLFNLWSAFMALNVMLFLSSLIVLHSFLTPTCHCQTCSPQNIETFYPIEAPKPAPITQPLEPISKPQAPSPSPGLGSAAAVSTSSSSNIRIVIAVALAVSGLIFLLALICFIRARRRGKVIMGSTASATADRRVDVPPQVNVFERMEGNIKGLIVDEGGLDVIYWRKLQGRNTDRNFQKEVLPNPKSSEEDDHEGNQGRRYKSIKETPLLRGKSSTSHMNIFPEEPYTIMSIPPPAPPPIVFASVGAASFTSIPKMKTPAPAPPPSLPTIPDRKIQEPEPAVAPPPPIPVTKNLAPPSPLPPPISTRNSPAPPPPPPPPIPDRKNPAPPPPPPPIPAPPPLPPPISARKSPVPPPPPPKSGGFNFKSSSKPPPIPMETPVTNSKQGNSSGEVRLKALHWDKVNTNLDHSMVWNKLDRGSFRVDEDLMEELFGYIATKSNSNDTLKGNDSKSPRRDASARSTNAFLLDPRKSQNTAIVLKSMAVSQKEIIDALVDGQGLNTDTIEKLARIAPTEEEQSLILEYEGDPARLAAAESFLYHILKAVPSAFKRLNALLFRLNYDSEILEIKELLQTIELGCKELRTQGVFLKLLEAVLKAGNRMNAGTHRGNAQAFNLASLRKLSDVKSTDGKTTLLHFVVEEVVRTEGKRAVLNRNCSLSRSNSRSSNSSGESQNSVASNEQRQREYITLGLPIVGGVSSEFSNAKKAALTDYNTFVGSISALSARIVDFRQLVPKFGDDKGGKFFREMNNFLENAEEELKLVKEEQTRVMQLVRCTTHYYQGASKDSADYALSLFVIVKDFLGMVDQACIEIARNMQKRKVPKANSG; translated from the exons atgGTTGCTCGCTATAGTTGTGAATTTGAGTATCGAGCTATGGCTAATACCGCTTCCGAGCTCGTTTGGTTGCTTAATCTTCTCCATGAGCTTCGTGTTCGGTTATCCGCGACTCCTCTTCTACTCAGTGACAACCAAAGCACTTTGTTTATGGCTCAGAATCTTGTTGCTCATAAGCATACCAAACACATTGACTTAAATTGTCATTTCGTTCGTGAGCTGGTTGCTTCCGGTCGTTTAGCTGTTCGCCATGTGCCTACTTCTCTCCAGCTTGCTGATGTTTTCACTAAGGCATTGCCTCGTCCGTTGTTTGAGCTTTTTCGATCCAAGCTTCGA CCAGCAAAACAAATAGCACAAGACACAAAGGAGGACAAAGCTTGCAATGATCAGCAAAAGAGAAAGAGCACAACAGCATATCTG TTTAATCTTTGGTCTGCTTTCATGGCTTTGAATGTGATGCTTTTTCTGAGCAGCCTTATTGTTTTACACAGTTTTCTAACACCAACTTGCCATTGCCAGACCTGTTCTCCTCAGAACATTGAAACTTTCTATCCCATTGAAGCTCCGAAACCAGCCCCCATAACACAACCTCTTGAACCAATATCAAAGCCACAagcaccatcaccatcaccaggGCTGGGATCGGCGGCAGCGGTGTCCACAAGTTCTTCATCAAACATTAGGATAGTAATTGCAGTAGCTCTAGCTGTTTCtggtttgattttccttttagCACTGATTTGCTTCATCAGAGCAAGGAGGAGGGGAAAGGTGATAATGGGCAGCACTGCTTCTGCCACCGCAGATAGGCGTGTTGATGTGCCGCCTCAGGTGAACGTGTTTGAGAGAATGGAAGGAAACATCAAGGGACTGATTGTTGATGAGGGTGGTTTGGATGTGATTTATTGGAGAAAGCTTCAAGGTAGAAACACAGACAGGAATTTCCAAAAGGAGGTCTTGCCTAATCCCAAAAGCAGTGAAGAAGATGATCATGAAGGAAATCAAGGGAGAAGGTATAAGTCTATTAAAGAAACTCCTCTTCTTAGAGGGAAATCTTCAACTTCCCACATGAATATATTTCCAGAAGAGCCATATACAATTATGAGTATTCCACCTCCAGCTCCTCCTCCCATTGTTTTTGCATCAGTTGGAGCTGCTTCTTTCACATCAATTCCTAAGATGAAAACTCCTGCTCCTGCACCACCACCTTCCCTTCCAACAATACCTGATAGAAAGATTCAAGAACCAGAACCAGCAGTAGCACCTCCTCCACCAATTCCAGTTACAAAGAATCTAGCACCACCATCACCTCTTCCTCCACCAATCTCTACTAGAAATAGTCcagcaccaccacctcctcctcctccaccaattCCAGATAGAAAGAATCcagcaccaccacctcctcctccaccaatcCCTGCACCACCACCTCTTCCTCCTCCAATCTCTGCCAGAAAGAGTCCAGTGCCACCGCCTCCTCCACCAAAGTCAGGTGGTTTCAATTTCAAGTCATCCTCAAAACCACCACCTATCCCTATGGAAACACCAGTTACCAACAGTAAGCAAGGAAACTCTTCAGGTGAAGTAAGACTGAAGGCATTACATTGGGATAAGGTGAATACTAATCTTGACCACTCTATGGTGTGGAACAAACTTGACCGTGGCTCTTTCAG GGTTGATGAGGATCTTATGGAAGAACTCTTTGGGTACATTGCCACCAAATCAAATAGTAATGATACCCTAAAAGGAAATGACTCAAAGAGTCCAAGAAGGGATGCCTCAGCTCGATCAACAAATGCTTTCCTTCTTGACCCCAGAAAATCACAGAACACTGCTATAGTTTTGAAATCTATGGCAGTATCACAAAAAGAAATTATCGATGCACTGGTTGATGGTCAAGGCCTTAACACAGACACCATTGAAAAGCTTGCTAGAATAGCCCCAACAGAAGAAGAACAGTCCCTTATACTTGAATATGAAGGAGACCCAGCAAGACTTGCAGCAGCTGAATCTTTCTTGTATCACATCCTCAAAGCTGTTCCTTCAGCATTTAAGCGGTTAAACGCCTTGCTATTCAGGTTGAACTATGACTCTGAGATTCTAGAAATCAAGGAGTTACTACAGACCATTGAGCTAGGGTGTAAGGAGCTTCGAACACAAGGAGTGTTTTTAAAGCTACTTGAAGCAGTGCTTAAGGCCGGAAATCGTATGAATGCAGGTACTCACAGAGGTAATGCTCAAGCTTTCAACTTGGCTTCTCTAAGGAAGCTCTCTGATGTCAAGAGCACTGATGGGAAAACCACATTGCTTCACTTTGTGGTTGAAGAAGTAGTCCGTACTGAAGGGAAACGTGCTGTTCTTAACCGCAACTGCAGTTTGAGTCGTAGTAACAGTAGGAGCAGCAACAGCAGTGGAGAGTCTCAGAACTCTGTTGCTTCAAATGAACAAAGACAAAGGGAATATATAACACTAGGATTACCAATTGTAGGAGGGGTCAGTTCTGAGTTTTCCAATGCAAAGAAAGCGGCACTTACAGATTACAACACTTTTGTTGGTTCAATTTCAGCACTCTCAGCAAGGATAGTAGACTTCCGGCAACTTGTTCCCAAGTTTGGAGATGATAAAGGAGGAAAGTTTTTTAGAGAAATGAACAATTTTCTTGAAAATGCTGAGGAGGAATTGAAATTAGTAAAAGAAGAGCAAACAAGAGTAATGCAGCTTGTCAGGTGCACAACACATTATTACCAAGGAGCTTCAAAAGATAGTGCAGACTACGCTCTCTCTTTATTTGTCATAGTCAAGGATTTTCTGGGAATGGTTGATCAAGCC